Proteins found in one Streptomyces sp. NBC_00461 genomic segment:
- a CDS encoding nucleopolyhedrovirus P10 family protein — protein MTAERWAQEVRHQLGLGRLLPLGGPREGAWISEAAAEAVLRRAAGELRWVRLDGLRIALADPDTAADPAVPPPPSALPPGPLRLTADFAATGAQPLPTTATLLRTTLTAAATELLGLVVAEVDLRVTALLDEDPEAVPVRPPEPPPAAGSGTGDEGRAAAAALAVPGVARLTGGLGRSVHIEERHEEGALPHRHARVELAVDAGHRAVDVAREVRAAVSVSPADHLTVAVLITTVG, from the coding sequence ATGACGGCGGAACGGTGGGCGCAAGAGGTGCGGCATCAGCTGGGCCTGGGCAGACTCCTGCCCCTGGGCGGACCGCGCGAGGGCGCGTGGATCTCGGAGGCGGCGGCCGAGGCGGTGCTCAGGCGCGCGGCCGGGGAGTTGCGCTGGGTACGGCTGGACGGGCTGCGGATCGCGCTCGCCGACCCGGACACCGCAGCCGACCCCGCCGTACCGCCCCCGCCGAGCGCCCTGCCGCCCGGACCGCTACGACTGACGGCGGACTTCGCTGCGACGGGCGCGCAGCCACTGCCGACCACCGCGACCCTGCTGCGTACGACGCTGACGGCCGCGGCGACCGAGCTGCTCGGCCTGGTGGTGGCGGAGGTGGACCTGCGGGTCACGGCGCTGCTGGACGAGGACCCGGAGGCCGTGCCGGTGCGGCCTCCGGAGCCGCCGCCCGCCGCCGGGTCCGGGACCGGCGACGAGGGCCGCGCCGCGGCTGCCGCCCTCGCCGTCCCGGGAGTCGCCCGTCTGACGGGCGGCCTCGGCCGGTCCGTGCACATCGAGGAGCGGCACGAGGAGGGCGCGCTGCCGCACCGTCACGCGCGCGTGGAGCTGGCGGTGGACGCGGGCCACCGGGCCGTGGACGTGGCCCGGGAGGTGCGCGCGGCGGTCTCCGTGTCGCCGGCGGATCACCTGACGGTGGCGGTACTGATCACGACCGTGGGCTGA
- a CDS encoding enoyl-CoA hydratase/isomerase family protein produces MASPAQDLGPLLDKDGVRLTVDDAIATVTLDNPTKRNAQSPAMWRALAEAGRVLPGSVRVVVLRAEGQSFSAGLDRRMFTPEGIEGEPTFVDIARSSDGELDAIIAEFQAGFTWWRRSDLVSIAAVQGHAIGAGFQLALACDLRVVADDVQFAMRETSLGLVPDLTGTHPLVGLVGYARALEICATGRFVLAEEAVSTGLANLAVPAEQLDGAVHDLVSAVLAAPRDAVIETKALLRGAQGRDYDAQRAAERAAQARRLRDLAGLGE; encoded by the coding sequence ATGGCTTCGCCTGCCCAGGACCTCGGTCCGCTGCTCGACAAGGACGGCGTACGGCTCACCGTCGACGACGCGATCGCCACGGTGACGCTGGACAACCCGACCAAGCGCAACGCGCAGAGCCCCGCCATGTGGCGTGCGCTCGCCGAGGCCGGGCGGGTCCTGCCGGGGTCCGTCCGTGTCGTCGTGCTGCGCGCCGAGGGGCAGTCCTTCTCCGCCGGGCTCGACCGGCGCATGTTCACGCCCGAGGGAATCGAGGGCGAGCCGACGTTCGTCGACATCGCGCGCAGCAGCGACGGCGAACTCGACGCGATCATCGCCGAGTTCCAGGCCGGATTCACCTGGTGGCGGCGCAGTGACCTCGTGTCCATCGCCGCCGTGCAGGGGCATGCCATCGGCGCGGGCTTCCAGCTGGCGCTCGCCTGCGACCTGCGCGTGGTCGCCGACGACGTGCAGTTCGCCATGCGCGAGACCAGCCTCGGACTCGTACCCGACCTGACCGGCACGCATCCGCTCGTCGGACTGGTCGGCTATGCCCGCGCACTGGAGATCTGCGCGACCGGCCGCTTCGTCCTGGCCGAGGAGGCCGTCAGCACGGGCCTCGCCAACCTCGCGGTACCCGCCGAACAGCTCGACGGCGCCGTGCACGACCTGGTGTCGGCTGTCCTGGCGGCACCCCGGGACGCGGTGATCGAGACCAAGGCACTGCTGCGCGGGGCGCAGGGCCGGGACTACGACGCCCAGCGCGCCGCCGAGCGGGCCGCGCAGGCACGGCGCCTGCGGGACCTGGCCGGCCTGGGCGAGTAA
- a CDS encoding helix-turn-helix domain-containing protein — MAETLKKGSRVTGAARDKLAADLKKKYDSGASIRALAEETGRSYGFVHRMLSESGVTLRGRGGATRGKKAASS, encoded by the coding sequence GTGGCCGAGACTCTGAAGAAGGGCAGCCGGGTAACCGGCGCCGCGCGCGACAAGCTCGCGGCAGACCTGAAGAAGAAGTACGACTCCGGTGCGAGCATTCGGGCGCTGGCCGAGGAAACCGGCCGCTCGTATGGCTTCGTGCACCGGATGCTCAGCGAGTCGGGCGTCACGCTCCGTGGGCGTGGCGGGGCGACGCGGGGCAAGAAGGCCGCCTCGTCCTGA
- a CDS encoding ABC-F family ATP-binding cassette domain-containing protein: MISASGIELRAGARVLIESASFRIAKGDRIGLVGRNGAGKTTLTKVLAGDGIPAGGTVTRSGEVGYLPQDPRTGDLDILARDRVLSARGLDVLLRKMRENEQRIANGQGATREKALKQYERNETEFLTKGGYAAEAEAATIAAALNLPDRVLGQPLHTLSGGQRRRIELARILFSDADTLLLDEPTNHLDADSIVWLRDYLKTYRGGFIVISHDVDLVETVVNKVFYLDANRAQIDIYNMGWKLYQQQREADEKRRKRERQNAEKKAAALHSQADKMRAKATKTVAAQNMAKRADRLLAGLDAVRQSDKVAKLRFPEPAPCGKTPLTAEGLSKSYGSLEIFTDVDLAIDKGSRVVILGLNGAGKTTLLRLLGGVETPDTGEVVEGHGLKLGYYAQEHETLDPERTVLENMRSAAPDLDLVEVRKTLGSFLFSGDDVDKPAGVLSGGEKTRLALATLVVSSANVLLLDEPTNNLDPASREEILGALRTYKGAVVLVTHDEGAVEALQPERIILLPDGVEDLWGADYADLVALA, encoded by the coding sequence GTGATCTCCGCCTCCGGTATCGAGCTGCGCGCCGGTGCCCGCGTCCTCATCGAGTCCGCCTCCTTCCGTATCGCCAAGGGCGACCGCATCGGACTCGTCGGCCGCAACGGCGCCGGCAAGACCACTCTCACCAAGGTCCTCGCCGGCGACGGCATCCCCGCCGGAGGCACGGTCACCCGCTCCGGCGAGGTCGGCTACCTCCCGCAGGACCCGCGCACCGGCGACCTCGACATCCTCGCCCGCGACCGCGTCCTGTCCGCGCGCGGTCTCGACGTACTGCTCCGCAAGATGCGCGAGAACGAACAGCGGATCGCCAACGGCCAGGGCGCCACCCGCGAGAAGGCGCTCAAGCAGTACGAGCGCAACGAGACCGAGTTCCTCACCAAGGGCGGGTACGCCGCCGAGGCCGAGGCCGCCACCATCGCCGCCGCCCTCAACCTGCCCGACCGGGTGCTCGGCCAGCCGCTGCACACGCTCTCCGGCGGTCAGCGCCGCCGTATCGAACTGGCCCGCATCCTCTTCTCGGACGCGGACACCCTGCTGCTCGACGAGCCGACCAACCACCTCGACGCTGACTCGATCGTCTGGCTGCGCGACTACCTGAAGACCTACCGCGGCGGATTCATCGTGATCTCCCACGATGTCGACCTGGTCGAGACGGTCGTCAACAAGGTGTTCTACCTGGACGCCAACCGCGCCCAGATCGACATCTACAACATGGGCTGGAAGCTCTACCAGCAGCAGCGCGAGGCCGACGAGAAGCGCCGCAAGCGCGAGCGGCAGAACGCCGAGAAGAAGGCCGCCGCCCTGCACTCGCAGGCCGACAAGATGCGCGCCAAGGCCACCAAGACCGTCGCCGCGCAGAACATGGCCAAGCGTGCCGACCGGTTGCTCGCCGGCCTCGATGCGGTGCGCCAGAGCGACAAGGTCGCCAAGCTGCGCTTCCCCGAGCCCGCGCCGTGCGGAAAGACGCCCCTGACCGCCGAGGGCCTGTCGAAGTCGTACGGCTCGCTGGAGATCTTCACCGACGTCGACCTGGCCATCGACAAGGGTTCCCGCGTCGTCATCCTCGGCCTGAACGGCGCCGGCAAGACCACCCTGCTCAGGCTCCTCGGCGGCGTCGAGACGCCCGACACCGGCGAGGTCGTCGAGGGCCACGGCCTCAAGCTCGGCTACTACGCGCAGGAGCACGAGACCCTCGACCCTGAGCGCACGGTCCTGGAGAACATGCGGTCCGCCGCCCCCGACCTGGACCTCGTCGAGGTGCGCAAGACGCTCGGCTCGTTCCTGTTCTCCGGCGACGACGTCGACAAGCCGGCCGGTGTCCTCTCCGGCGGCGAGAAGACCCGCCTGGCCCTGGCGACCCTGGTGGTCTCCTCCGCGAACGTCCTGCTGCTGGACGAGCCGACCAACAACCTCGACCCCGCCAGCCGCGAGGAGATCCTCGGCGCCCTGCGCACCTACAAGGGCGCCGTCGTCCTCGTCACCCACGACGAGGGCGCCGTCGAGGCGCTGCAGCCGGAGCGGATCATCCTGCTGCCGGACGGCGTCGAGGACCTGTGGGGCGCCGACTACGCGGACCTCGTCGCCCTCGCCTGA
- a CDS encoding alpha/beta hydrolase family protein, which produces MRTVKATAAAVTVALAAGAASVAAGRFASDAALKTSPGRPLPTEPRLTVHATAAGQIALTRDLAALRPGTYGLSGDGTHAVVGPVLDTATHSADTVVRRLERVTHGALEPGDKVWLTPNVHIGNPTTALGLDHTDVDIPGELGSLPAWFVPGVRDTWVITVHGLGATREHPMNVMEFLHRQRFPVLDLAYRGDRGAPRSPDGLNHLGETEWRDVDAAIRHAVNHGARHVVLHGWSTGATMALRAAEHSALRESISGLVLDSPVLSWATTLRALASARRTPGALLPLAVRAAQGRTGLERDRTAGAAQLTVPTLIFHGPDDTLAPWEYSRRLANTHPNLIALRTVAQAGHGAMWNADPKAYEEALRRFLTPLM; this is translated from the coding sequence GTGCGCACCGTCAAAGCAACGGCCGCTGCCGTCACCGTAGCCCTGGCAGCCGGCGCAGCCTCCGTGGCCGCCGGCCGGTTCGCGAGCGACGCGGCACTCAAGACGTCCCCGGGCAGGCCGCTGCCCACCGAACCGCGGCTCACCGTGCACGCGACGGCCGCCGGCCAGATCGCGCTCACCCGTGACCTGGCGGCCCTGCGCCCCGGCACCTACGGCCTCTCCGGCGATGGTACCCATGCCGTCGTCGGCCCCGTCCTCGACACCGCCACGCACTCCGCCGACACCGTTGTCCGCCGCCTGGAACGGGTCACGCACGGCGCCCTGGAGCCCGGCGACAAGGTCTGGCTGACCCCGAACGTGCACATCGGCAACCCGACCACCGCCCTCGGACTCGACCACACCGACGTGGACATCCCCGGCGAACTCGGCTCCCTGCCCGCCTGGTTCGTGCCCGGCGTCCGGGACACCTGGGTGATCACGGTGCACGGCCTGGGAGCCACCAGGGAACACCCCATGAACGTGATGGAGTTCCTGCACCGCCAGCGCTTCCCGGTGCTCGACCTCGCCTACCGCGGCGACCGCGGCGCCCCCCGTTCCCCGGACGGTCTGAACCACCTCGGCGAGACGGAGTGGCGCGACGTGGACGCGGCGATCCGGCACGCCGTGAACCACGGCGCCAGGCACGTCGTGCTGCACGGCTGGTCCACCGGCGCCACCATGGCGCTGCGCGCCGCCGAGCACTCCGCGCTGCGGGAGAGCATCTCGGGACTGGTCCTGGACTCCCCGGTCCTCAGCTGGGCGACGACGCTGCGCGCCCTCGCCTCGGCCCGTCGCACGCCGGGCGCGCTGCTCCCGCTCGCCGTGCGGGCCGCCCAGGGGCGCACGGGCCTGGAACGCGATCGCACCGCCGGGGCCGCGCAGCTCACCGTCCCGACGCTGATCTTCCACGGCCCCGACGACACACTGGCCCCCTGGGAGTACTCCCGCCGGCTCGCGAACACCCACCCCAACCTGATCGCCCTGCGCACCGTGGCGCAGGCCGGGCACGGAGCGATGTGGAACGCCGACCCGAAGGCCTACGAAGAGGCGTTGCGCCGCTTCCTCACCCCGCTGATGTGA